The Topomyia yanbarensis strain Yona2022 chromosome 3, ASM3024719v1, whole genome shotgun sequence nucleotide sequence cggtactgaaagtagctctataatatcctgcagagttactcatgctgtacagcaaatgggcgattgcttcccagctaatactattgaagcattcttcacgcttaagggaaccaccacgcaaaaacgatatccttatctctgctgtctccacagctcccacaaccgtttggacctgcctataaggaagccgaattacatgagatgccgttctcacggtccgcgtacttcgttagcttgttcaggattactccttctctctaacattaccaagggatatattgactacgctgaaagatttccatgttgtcccagcatcggaagcaacatcagcttttgtcgcttccaattgtcggatcgatttgaacatatccgggctctcatgtatcgcttcacttttatggctttcgccatctcgataagctgtttgttggtaaatcgatcttcatctttgtgatcatcctcctcactgtacggcgaaaatagattcatgttgtggggaaaacctttcaatggtgacctccatcttttccgggcacctttcaggtggtgcagctggtggtgctttgtaggtctctcctaaggaaatttgcgttggctttgtggcaaggctttcttgtacagcttgactgctttgttgagagcggttcttgcagctcgcttccctcgagctttctgacttctttttaattttaaatatatttgacacggctcaatgcgttagcacaactgagccgtggagcgcaccttgggggtcatttggtccgtcttctctcgcgttttcgtttacgtccatgtcatcatcggtactgcattcatcttgctcatcgtcggatgttcttattttttgtttgtgcttacgggtcgctattgtaaatccttcttcatcggtattagattccttattggtggtgttggttgttggtttggaaacatttgctgcaatcgttgttacttcgatgttggtaatggaagttggtttagtggtactggggccgatcgttgttgagctggtgtttgtgaatgtccggtctgcagtcgttggtttaccaactggttgtggtttaacatacgatgattgtataccgggtttggtcgtatcaggtggaatttctttagcagtctctgtgcaaggtttcccgtggtgtagcggatgatcactGTTGGGAATTGAGACATCCTAATATAAACCTAGGCTTAGACTTTCTGTTCATCGTGTGTAGAGTTCAATTAAAATTAATCGATGTATATTGTCTGTACTTATCATTGTGTCGATCAAGAGAGAAATATGATTTATCTCAACTCTCATAGGCTTAGGTAGAAGGAAGATTAAAATAAACGGTCTCTTGGCTTCAGACCACCGCACGATCAGGTCGTATATATTTCTGCCGTATAACACCGCGTGTTTAAAGATTGTCACATTCCGAAATCCGACTACGTTTCCCGTGGCCACTGATAGTCCGTACTCGCGCGTGCAGCTATCGAAGAGTTTGAACATGAAagtggtccttcgaaccggatcgCGCCGGTGAAGAAAAGTAGAACATTTTTGTGAAGTGACCACGAGGAACGTGGATTTCGGAGAACGGAATCAGTGCATGAACGTTGGACAAATTTGTGTGAAGCGTGCTACGAACAATGCACGTCTATAAATGTGCTGGATGGACAATGAGTGCTAAAAAATAAGAAGAGACGCTGATCTATGAAACACATGAAAAATAGTACAGTGATAACCCAACAAAGGTTGGCGAAGAAAAGTTATTGTGCTGTTGAGATTTGAGCGGTGTGCTGTGCAAAAATTGCTCGATGCCAGTTGGATCGCCACGTTGCTAGGCTTGATCACTGATGTATGCCTTTCATGCTTTCAGATTGGTATAGGTGGAATCGGTACGGTTTAGAAATCAGGTAAAATCGTGCAAGTGGTGGGTTGTTTCTGGGAGTTGTAAAAAATATTGATCAGATTTAATTTTGCGCGTCTTCTAAGATGGCGGCCGAGAAGAAGCTTTTGGTGACGTCATATAGCCGTATGATTGACTCTATTGAGTCACGTTCGGAAAAAATGCTGATCTTTGTGCGTTCTTTTGATCCCGAGAAGCAAGACAAGTCGATTCTCGAAGACAAGCTAGAGTCGGTTGAAGCCATGCGTTCTTTGTTTCATGAGACTGAGGTTAAGTTGTATGGCGTTATCAAGGAAGATGAGGTTCAGTCGTGTCAAATGACCAGTGAGAAGTTAGAAGACCTGTTCGATGAGATACGTCACATTATTCGAACCAAACTTCGTGCGATTGATCCTCCCAAGCCAGCGAGTGCACAGGTTGTAGTTGCGACTGCCCAACAAACCCAAGCAAAGTTACCAGACATCCCTCTTCCTCGTTTCAACGGACAGTTGGAGGATTGGATTTCCTTCAAAGGTCAGTTCAATGCTCTGATAAAGCGTCGGGAAGGTCTTCCAGAAAGTgagaaattgttttatttgaaGGCAGCCATTCAAGATGGTGCCGCCCGCCATATTCAATCGTCCGAAGACACTTTCGCGTCCCTTTGGAAATCCCTTAGCAGTGAGTTTGAGAATAAAAAACTGCTGGTCGACAAGCACATTGCTCAGTTGTTCCACTTAAAACCAATAATTCGTGAGTCAGGGTCTGCGCTGCGATGTTTGATAAACGATGTTACTCGCAACATTCGTGCCTTATCCAATCTTGAGTTAAAACTTGAACCTTTGTCGGAACAATTCCTTATTCACCTTATCTGTACACGTTTGGATTCCCGTACCAGGAAGGACTTCGAACTACAGTTAATTGATAATTCGCTACCGTCTTGGGATAAACTGCTCGATTTCCTTCAGTCGCGCTGTAGGTGTTTGGAGAATATTGAACAAGACGGCAAGGACTCCTCTGTACATGGTCTAGGTTCTCGTACCAAGCCTAACTTTAGCGATCGCTCGTCGAATGTCTCCAAATCGTTCCCAGTCAGCACAGCTCCAACCAAGTCCAGTCCAACATGTTTCCTTTGTAAAGGGACTCACTACCTGAGTCGATGCGAGCAATTTCTTCGACTACCACAATCAGAACGTTTTTCGAAAGTTAAAGGTTTGGGTCTCTGTTTGAACTGCTTCAGTAATAAACACCATGTACCGGAGTGTAAGTCCAGTTCCTGTCGAAAATGTGCCCGTCGTCACCACACTACATTGCATGAACTGGATCCAATACCGTCAACCTCATCAAACATAACCAATCGATCGAACCCTGCACCTTCCACTTCATCGACAAATTCGATCGTTGCTACTGTATCATCAACGACCAATCGAAAAGGTCAATATGTTCTTTACACAGCAGTGGGTTTAGTCGAAGACGAAAATGGAAATTCGATTAATTGTAGAATTCTTCTCGACTGTGGGTCTATGCACAATTTGATCACTACGCACTTAGTCAACGCGTTGCGTTTGCGCATGATGAAAGTTAATTTTGCCATAGAAGGCGTTTCTGGAGCACCGCATTTAATCAAGAGCAAAGTAGGAGCAACGATCCGCTCTAATGTGAACGCTGACGTTTCAATGAAGCTTGAGTTCCTAGTAATGAAGAAGGTTACTACTGACTTACCCCTAAGATCATTTCCGATAGACCCCGAGCGAATCCCAGCGGATGTAGTACTGGCAGATCCTATGTTCAATCGATCGCGACGAATCGATATGCTGTTGGGAATCCAAGTGTTCAACGAATTATTTACTGGCCAATCTTTTTCGTTGACGAATGATCGTACGTTCTGGTGCAAAGAAACGATTTTTGGATGGGTTGTTGGCGGAGTAGTGAACGAGCAAGAAGAAAGGTCAACTTCTACGAATTTTTGTGCAGTCATGACGAACGAGGCATTAAGTGAACAGATTAATCGATTTTGGGAGATGGAAGCGCTTCCCGAAGCACGTAAATTGACTCAAGAAGAACGAGCAGCAGAGCGAAGTTTTTCGGATACATGCCGGAGACTTCCAGATGGACGATATGAAGTAGGTCTCCCAATAAAAGAAACTATTCAAAAGCTCGGAGATAGCCAGACTATGGCGTTGCGAAGATTTGTGCAGATGGAGAAGCGATTGTTGCATGATTCCAACCTACGAGATCAGTATCGAACATTCATGAACGATTATCAAGAGCAGAGTCATATGATCAAACCGAAGCAACATTGTCCAACAGGATATTTCATGCCCCATCACGCGGTGTTCAACCCCGCGAGCACCACCACGAAGACGCGAGTCGTATTCGACGCATCCGCTGCTACTACAAGCGGAACCTCCCTAAATGATCACTTATTTGTTGGTCCTGTTCTACAGCGAAAACTGACTGATACCGTGCTAAGATTTCGTGTTCCAAAGGTAGTGTTTACAGCGGACATAACTCAGATGTTCCGACAGATCCAAATTGGACCCGACGATTGGAAGTatcagcaaattttctggcggatAGAGCAAGGACACCCATTGGAGATCTTTCAGTTGACCACGGTTACGTACGGAACGGCTTGTGCACCGTTTTTGGCCACGAGGACGCTGGAGCAATTGTGCAAGGATGAGAGCAAACGGTTTCCTTTGGCATCGAAGGCAGGGACTGAAGATTTTTATGTGGACGACCTGTTGAGTGGAGCTGATACTGTTGACGAGGCTTTAGCATTGCAAAACGAATTCATTCAGATGATGGCTTCTGGAGGGTTCAAGTTGCATAAATGGGCTTCTAACCATCCTGAATTATTACAGTCAGTACCGAACGCCGATTCAGAGCAGATTGCATTTTTTGAGGACGAGAACGTTTTTCGAAAATAGAAATATATAGAAAACTACACGCACGTTGGGGTTAACTTGGCAACCCCGTAGGGATGTGTTCCTGACCAAATTGCACGAGATCAGTTTCCACTCAGGACCTATAACAAAGCGATCTGTGTATTCGGATATAGCAAAGTTGTATGACCCGTTGGGCCTCCTTGGTCCAGTAATTTTTGCGGCGAAGGTGCGACTACAGAAATTGTGGAAACTGGAAGTTGACTGGGATGAAGTTTTAGCCGAAACTTATGCTGAATCGTGGGTAACTTTCCGCAATCAACTTGTTCAGATGGGAGAAATAGCGATACAACGCGGCGTATTGCCATCTCAGCCACCACGTCAGGTGGAACTACATGGCTTCTGCGATGCCTCCGATTTGGGCTACGGTGCATGTGCCTACATCCGCTCTATCGACGACAACGGTCACTACAAAGTTGCCTTACTCACCTCAAAGTCTCGAATCGCACCCTTCAAGAACGCTAAACTGACTATACCGCGCCTTGAACTTTGCGGAGCGCTTGTACTTGCACGATTGATTTCTAACATAACGCACAATTTAAATATTACCTTTTCCAGAATCATTCTCTGGTCAGATTCCACCACAGTACTATCCTGGATAAGAACTGATCCCACCAAACTGATGACGTTCGTAAGCAACCGAGTTATTGAAATCCAGGAACTAACGAAGAACATAGAATGGAGACATATTGGGACTCATGATAATCCCGCTGACCTAATATCGCGAGGGTTTATGCCTTGCGAAATCCGAGCATGCACACTCTGGTGGATGGGAGCAAGTTTACTGTCCCAAAACGATAATACTTGGCCAACGAGCATCCAACACATACCGCCAGAGCAACTCCCGGAAACGAAAAACCCCTCGATCAGTCTCACAGTTACAGAACCAACGACGTTCACCCTGTTCACCATCGAAAGTAACTATCGCCGAATGCAACGAGTTATGGCGCTAATGTCGCGGTTTATTGATCATCTTCGTCAAGACGACCGCAAAAAACATCGCTACGGACATCTGAATATACGAGAACTTGATGAAGCAACAATGGCGCTGACGAGAATCGTCCAGAAGGAAGCATTCCCGCAGGATTTCGATTGCCTGGAAGCTGGAAAGGTAATCCATAAAAATAGTCAACTTATCACATATTCTGTGTTCCCAGACAAATCACGGTTCAAGGTGCTACGAGTTGGCGGTCGGAGTCGTCATGCGACGTGGATGCCATTGAGTCAACGACATCCCATGGTGCTACCATCTCGACATCCGTTTACACATGCTGTTGTTCGAGCTTACCACAGTGAATCCCTTCACGCTCCTCAACAGTTGCTGCTTAGCATACTGCAACGTCGGTTTTGGTTGATACATGGCCGCAGTACAGTACGATGGGTACTCAGACGGTGTGTTACTTGCTTCAAGGCGAAGCCGGTGATAATGCAGCAAATGATGGGTGATTTGCCAAAGTCCCGTTTGGAAGGCGGCTTTGCATTCCTGAATGCTGGGGTAGACTTCTGCGGGCCGATCTACATTCGTCAGCATAATAAGCGATCAACGATCACGTACAAGGTGTATGTGGCGGTGTTTCTATGTTTCGCAACCAGAGCGATCCACCTGGAGCTGGTTGGGGATATGACGGCAGATGCCTTCATCGCGGCCTTGCAACGATTCATCTCACGCAGAGGTAAATGTGCGAAATTATTTTCCGATAATGGCCTTAATTTTGTTGGTAGCAAAAACAAGTTGAGGGAGATGTACGACATGTTCCAGTCCCAGCTCTTTAAGCACAAGTTGGACGATTTCTGTTCAAAAACGGCCATCGAATGGCATCTGATCCCGCTCAGTGCTCCACATTTTGGCGGCCTTTGGGAGGCCGGGGTTCGATCCGCCAAATATCATCTCAAGCGAATTACTGGCACTGCCAACATGAACTTCGAGGAATATAGTACAGTACTTACTCGAATTGAAGCTGTGCTTAACTCGAGGCCAATCACGCCGATGTCAGTGGATCCAACCGACATACAACCTCTTACTCCAGGACATTTCTTGGTCGGTCGCCCGTTGACCGATATCGCCGAACCTGACGTCACCGACCGCAAGGAAACGACACTTTCTCGTTGACAGCGACAGACGCAGATGGTACAGCATTTTTGGGCTCGCTGGTCCCACGACTATATCACAACACTACAGAATCGAAATAAATGGCACAAACGTTTCGCTGTTAAACCAGGACTTATGGTGATCGTACGCGAAGACAATCTTCCGATAATGCAGTGGAGACTAGGGAGAATCAACAACGTCATTCCGGGCCCAGACGGCTTGGTGCGAGTGGCCGATGTTCGTGTGGGTGGAAAAATGATCAGACGACCTATCGCTAAATTGTGCCTGCTCCCAATTGAGGATAACGACCTTGCTCAGGTCCCAGTAGATAACGAAGAGAGTAGCAATTGAAATCTATTGATTTCAATGGGGGCAGCATGTTGGGAATTGAGACATCCTAATATAAACCTAGGCTTAGACTTTCTGTTCATCGTGTGTAGAGTTCAATTAAAATTAATCGATGTATATTGTCTGTACTTATCATTGTGTCGATCAAGAGAGAAATATGATTTATCTCAACTCTCATAGGCTTAGGTAGAAGGAAGATTAAAATAAACGGTCTCTTGGCTCCAGACCACCGCACGATCAGGTCGTATATTTTTCTGCCGTATAACACCGCGTGTTTAAAGATTGTCACATTCCGAAATCCGACTACGTTTCCCGTGGCCACTGATGGTCCGTACTCGCGCGTGCAGCTATCGAAGAGTTTGAAcaatcacaatattgacaggtaggaatctgtcctgggtgcgtgactagtgttcgttgagaatattcaacaccatgaggtgatttgcatgtgaaagtcaagtaagagggaataggttttgtccgacgcattctcaccacacgaactccgttgcggagtcttaggaagaagttcctccaactatcttccttagcactattcacctctccgtattttgacaggatttgtttgatagcgaaggaactagtacgtggtgccaggtcatgttaacatttatatacgttgggatactgtataagatgtcattacattcgatgacgtgtttcatgttgttctgggaagcgaatgattctgcttgactaatattttttaacatattcagtaccgcatgacgtaaatggtggaattgcaccgcatgaagtaccgcaagctacgcTGAACTTCAAGTttaccttcaacatttgctccccttcatgaattgatggtattaccggatatttcgtgtagtcaacagcaacacagtttgcccgcatcgtgatatacttttgcttggcattgtcactcattgtttattcatgtatcacacactaggcagaaggaatcaatttttgccaagcgtcgcgcgggtaaatttgattacttgccctgctattgcagcggagcgatttctagcttctgaactgagcgagatgagaaaccgaagtgatctccgacttcttctccaaactcggaggcaacttatacgtagatcgataatcgtcgtattgcacccggcgaccgtttctcagtttaccatcccttggtatggtcgcattacacgcctttgttagtagtgccgtgaactcgttcgcatttagggtgaagaggataccctcaaattcaagttcttcgacggacacgttcctgtgaaaaattcgtcgctgttgtgctatcttatgacaagcgccatttagcacatttcgagaaaaacgatttttaaagtttgagattgaatatcttgaaacttataaatggtataaacaatccgaagaagacaattgatgcttctatcaatTCTGcgttaatctctcaaatattacgaagatcgattgactatgttgtgagtttttactataaatgtaaacaaaagtcgcactcacacgtgtcataggcgtgtattgatgacaaaatttgtatgacgtgtcataatcgtgcatgaaaaattttccatagaaaagaatcatcaatttttaacttttattcatatttttgcgttcatatggtctataaacaatcggtgaaatgcattttgaaggaaatgagtcaaggaatctagaaaaaattgttatttttggttacagtgttgccaaacatcctttatttccagtttaaaactaaaaatgtgtttttctcacaactcgtgtaattttcttttgaaaatgtttatgccattgtattcttcagacattttcacacataaaaacatctaaaacttcaatataacttgagcaaatccctagatacagtactttgaagcaaaaaactcacaatttctcatcatgtttctcgctatatctaagtaaccaagtagaatttcaaaattctgaaaacgccactttgtagagctttttcaaacaagtaatgtggcatatctaactcagtttaccccaaaatggcgtttgtcataagatagcacaacagcgacgaattgctgttttccatcttcactcgtttatatatcttctacatattcatattcatgtgtagttcatagtcctgttatcaatgctgtaccaaatcgcttggtggtcgctgtggatatatcctcgcacacttttcagtccatctttccggttactccaaggctacaaaaattgacatcgataatggattcccggttcttcctgcggtaagtgctttgctagagcattcttgatcgctgatgaccagacaaagttcttttgattccagcgtctatctcgaaaatttcacatgtttctggttcttggaatatttcagaattaatgtctctccggcttcttggaaaacggcttattcgattttcacaagcttagccttaaacggaaggtttggtagcagattttgatctgaccaAGTTCATAATAATCGCACAcatggctgcggaaatacggtatgaatactacgatcccatatgaaatctttaaatgtcaaaaacctttcggtaaagctcatgtatattgaatattgaaccacatataaatctccaggagtctgatttgaattcagattgtttccttatcgaaattattttcgaatgcaacgatcgattatgtctctatcgactgttgcgtttaaaatggaatctattcagaagtcggtctgtattagcctttccatgagatgtttgtttgataatacacagatgggtccttccttccgcgaccagcaaacgtttcatttgatgttggactggatcgatgatctcatttgaacttcacatttacccgagaatggtcaaaataaaaattatcatgggatggtaatttctaaaactaccataatagttttcagttacgaaaagaaaaactctatggaagctattgttgttctataaaacgtgacaattttttgaattttggttattttaaaaaaattatttgccccctgatttttttcagcgattttgaaggggggggggggtgacataatttttaaaaaatatttgtaatggcctaattcAGATTGTtggtcttgatgagctgcttaattcgttctttgacatgatacacttaccttttcttattttcacgattttgggttattcaacttggatagttttatctcattttcactagtaacagctctaattgaaaaattatggcacttattgtactttttttcctttttattttattgtactttttttcctttttattcgaaatatttaaaatacaaagtatacttttaaagttagaggtattttaagacaaataagttttttac carries:
- the LOC131687256 gene encoding uncharacterized protein LOC131687256 — its product is MAAEKKLLVTSYSRMIDSIESRSEKMLIFVRSFDPEKQDKSILEDKLESVEAMRSLFHETEVKLYGVIKEDEVQSCQMTSEKLEDLFDEIRHIIRTKLRAIDPPKPASAQVVVATAQQTQAKLPDIPLPRFNGQLEDWISFKGQFNALIKRREGLPESEKLFYLKAAIQDGAARHIQSSEDTFASLWKSLSSEFENKKLLVDKHIAQLFHLKPIIRESGSALRCLINDVTRNIRALSNLELKLEPLSEQFLIHLICTRLDSRTRKDFELQLIDNSLPSWDKLLDFLQSRCRCLENIEQDGKDSSVHGLGSRTKPNFSDRSSNVSKSFPVSTAPTKSSPTCFLCKGTHYLSRCEQFLRLPQSERFSKVKGLGLCLNCFSNKHHVPECKSSSCRKCARRHHTTLHELDPIPSTSSNITNRSNPAPSTSSTNSIVATVSSTTNRKGQYVLYTAVGLVEDENGNSINCRILLDCGSMHNLITTHLVNALRLRMMKVNFAIEGVSGAPHLIKSKVGATIRSNVNADVSMKLEFLVMKKVTTDLPLRSFPIDPERIPADVVLADPMFNRSRRIDMLLGIQVFNELFTGQSFSLTNDRTFWCKETIFGWVVGGVVNEQEERSTSTNFCAVMTNEALSEQINRFWEMEALPEARKLTQEERAAERSFSDTCRRLPDGRYEVGLPIKETIQKLGDSQTMALRRFVQMEKRLLHDSNLRDQYRTFMNDYQEQSHMIKPKQHCPTGYFMPHHAVFNPASTTTKTRVVFDASAATTSGTSLNDHLFVGPVLQRKLTDTVLRFRVPKVVFTADITQMFRQIQIGPDDWKYQQIFWRIEQGHPLEIFQLTTVTYGTACAPFLATRTLEQLCKDESKRFPLASKAGTEDFYVDDLLSGADTVDEALALQNEFIQMMASGGFKLHKWASNHPELLQSVPNADSEQIAFFEDENVFRK
- the LOC131687257 gene encoding uncharacterized protein LOC131687257 gives rise to the protein MGEIAIQRGVLPSQPPRQVELHGFCDASDLGYGACAYIRSIDDNGHYKVALLTSKSRIAPFKNAKLTIPRLELCGALVLARLISNITHNLNITFSRIILWSDSTTVLSWIRTDPTKLMTFVSNRVIEIQELTKNIEWRHIGTHDNPADLISRGFMPCEIRACTLWWMGASLLSQNDNTWPTSIQHIPPEQLPETKNPSISLTVTEPTTFTLFTIESNYRRMQRVMALMSRFIDHLRQDDRKKHRYGHLNIRELDEATMALTRIVQKEAFPQDFDCLEAGKVIHKNSQLITYSVFPDKSRFKVLRVGGRSRHATWMPLSQRHPMVLPSRHPFTHAVVRAYHSESLHAPQQLLLSILQRRFWLIHGRSTVRWVLRRCVTCFKAKPVIMQQMMGDLPKSRLEGGFAFLNAGVDFCGPIYIRQHNKRSTITYKVYVAVFLCFATRAIHLELVGDMTADAFIAALQRFISRRGKCAKLFSDNGLNFVGSKNKLREMYDMFQSQLFKHKLDDFCSKTAIEWHLIPLSAPHFGGLWEAGVRSAKYHLKRITGTANMNFEEYSTVLTRIEAVLNSRPITPMSVDPTDIQPLTPGHFLVGRPLTDIAEPDVTDRKETTLSR